A section of the Clostridium omnivorum genome encodes:
- a CDS encoding glycoside hydrolase family 15 protein gives MTNQHSSGSYVASPNFSTYNYCWLRDGSFTAYSMDLYGEFNSSIKFFNWANVLIEKQQDKLKKILDMKKRGDILLNDDYLPTWFMLDGNNCDEEWPNFQLDGYGEWLWALSQHLKLAENDNDIAKYKKSIDVATEYLCCFWNYPCFNCWQEDGEKIHTSTLAAIYGGLNSINEYLNDSYIESTLKDIKQYVLDNCIEDNRLKKCTDLNSTDANLLWAATPFKLFKVNDLIIKNTVNIIEKELVHEGGVHRYPEDTYYGGGEWTILSAWLGLYYCEINEVEKAGKMLRWIESKANINGELAEQVLDNVNDDYYINKWESLWGEVASPLLWSHAMYLILLNSINKLSLLSVNNTIK, from the coding sequence CCCTAATTTTAGTACCTATAATTATTGCTGGTTAAGAGATGGAAGCTTTACTGCATATTCAATGGATTTATATGGTGAATTTAATTCTTCTATTAAATTTTTTAATTGGGCAAACGTTTTAATAGAAAAGCAACAGGATAAATTAAAAAAGATATTGGACATGAAAAAAAGAGGAGATATTTTGCTTAATGATGATTATCTTCCAACCTGGTTTATGCTGGATGGAAACAACTGCGATGAAGAATGGCCAAATTTTCAGCTTGATGGATACGGTGAATGGCTTTGGGCATTATCACAGCATTTAAAGCTGGCAGAAAATGATAATGATATAGCGAAATATAAAAAGAGTATAGATGTAGCAACTGAATATCTATGTTGTTTTTGGAATTATCCTTGTTTTAATTGCTGGCAAGAGGATGGAGAAAAAATTCATACTTCTACCTTAGCAGCTATATATGGAGGGTTAAATTCCATTAATGAATATTTAAACGATTCCTATATAGAAAGCACCTTAAAGGATATTAAACAATATGTTTTAGATAACTGTATTGAAGATAATAGGCTTAAGAAATGCACTGATTTAAACAGTACTGACGCAAATCTTTTATGGGCAGCTACTCCTTTTAAACTTTTTAAAGTAAACGATTTGATAATAAAAAATACGGTTAACATAATTGAGAAGGAATTAGTACATGAAGGTGGTGTTCATCGATATCCAGAAGATACTTATTACGGAGGTGGTGAATGGACTATATTATCAGCTTGGCTTGGTTTATATTACTGTGAAATTAATGAAGTGGAGAAGGCTGGGAAAATGCTTCGGTGGATTGAAAGCAAAGCTAACATAAATGGAGAATTAGCAGAACAAGTTTTAGATAATGTTAACGATGATTACTACATAAATAAGTGGGAAAGTTTATGGGGAGAGGTTGCTTCTCCACTATTATGGTCACATGCAATGTACTTAATACTGCTGAATAGTATCAACAAATTAAGTTTGTTAAGTGTTAATAACACTATAAAATAA